The Kaustia mangrovi genome has a segment encoding these proteins:
- a CDS encoding NfeD family protein: protein MADLWWVWIAAALVLAGLETVVSGYIFLGFAAGALVTGGALWAGGPLAAWLAGSLALCALFFALASLLAWFAMRRIFGLRGGSVKTFDRDINDR, encoded by the coding sequence ATGGCCGATCTGTGGTGGGTCTGGATTGCCGCGGCGCTGGTGCTGGCGGGTCTCGAGACGGTCGTGTCGGGCTACATTTTCCTCGGCTTCGCGGCAGGGGCGCTCGTCACCGGCGGCGCCCTGTGGGCCGGTGGCCCGCTCGCGGCGTGGCTGGCCGGCTCGCTGGCGCTGTGCGCTCTGTTCTTCGCGCTCGCCTCGCTTCTGGCCTGGTTCGCCATGCGCCGGATCTTCGGCCTGAGGGGCGGGTCGGTCAAAACCTTCGACCGCGATATCAATGACCGCTAG
- a CDS encoding FAD-dependent oxidoreductase, with translation MTAPCPAPELISVLGAGVSGLCAATALSGRGLAVEVVVPGDAAPPASHLAGGMLAPFCEGEVAPDTVIRGGQRALDWWARHVPGVERRGTLVIAPPRDASELDRFARATRGHRLADPSQIEPALEGRFSRALFFADEAHLDPRKALAHLRDRLVARGVAFHDGPPRGRIVDCRGMGARDRLGDLRAVRGEMLELHTGEVALSRPVRLLHPRFPCYIVPRGKGRFMVGATMVESAHAGGVTARATMELLSAAYTVHPAFAEAEVTASGAGLRPAFPDNVPAIRREDDRFHINGMYRHGFLMAPVLSETLAHTLTQEMTHAH, from the coding sequence ATGACCGCGCCTTGTCCCGCCCCCGAACTGATCTCTGTTCTCGGCGCGGGCGTATCGGGGCTTTGCGCCGCCACCGCCCTGAGCGGCCGGGGGCTGGCCGTCGAGGTCGTCGTCCCCGGCGATGCGGCGCCGCCCGCCTCGCATCTGGCGGGCGGAATGCTCGCCCCCTTCTGCGAGGGCGAAGTCGCGCCCGACACCGTCATTCGCGGCGGGCAGAGGGCGCTCGACTGGTGGGCGCGCCATGTGCCTGGCGTGGAGCGGCGCGGCACGCTGGTCATCGCCCCGCCGCGCGACGCGAGCGAGCTCGACCGGTTCGCCCGTGCGACGCGGGGCCACCGCCTGGCCGACCCGTCGCAGATCGAGCCGGCCCTCGAGGGGCGCTTCTCCCGCGCCCTGTTCTTCGCCGACGAGGCCCATCTCGACCCGCGCAAGGCGCTCGCCCATCTGCGCGACCGTCTCGTCGCCCGCGGGGTGGCGTTCCACGACGGACCGCCGCGCGGGCGGATCGTGGATTGCCGCGGCATGGGCGCGCGCGACCGCCTCGGCGACCTGCGCGCCGTGCGCGGCGAAATGCTGGAGCTGCACACCGGCGAGGTGGCGCTGAGCCGCCCGGTCCGCCTGCTCCATCCGCGCTTTCCCTGCTACATCGTCCCGCGCGGCAAGGGTCGCTTCATGGTCGGCGCGACCATGGTGGAGAGCGCCCATGCCGGGGGCGTGACCGCCCGCGCGACGATGGAGCTCCTGTCGGCCGCCTACACGGTCCACCCCGCCTTCGCGGAGGCGGAGGTGACCGCGAGCGGCGCAGGCTTGCGCCCGGCCTTTCCCGACAACGTTCCCGCCATCCGCCGCGAGGACGACCGCTTCCACATCAACGGCATGTATCGCCACGGCTTCCTCATGGCGCCTGTCCTGTCGGAGACGCTGGCACACACGCTGACACAGGAGATGACCCATGCGCATTGA
- a CDS encoding host attachment protein — protein sequence MKPTRTWILIADGARGKVLLNEGPGRGLRALEGLEFSEDVPPTRDIDADRPGRSFDSHGEGRHAMEPPSDPHRQRKEAFARRLAEVLAKGCRRNDFDQLVIVAPPSALGDLRNALAPEVKARVKAELPKDLTRTDMTELPRHLETVLAV from the coding sequence ATGAAGCCGACACGTACCTGGATCCTGATCGCGGATGGCGCGAGGGGCAAGGTTCTGCTGAACGAGGGGCCCGGTCGCGGGCTCAGGGCGCTCGAAGGGCTCGAGTTCAGCGAGGACGTGCCGCCCACGCGCGATATCGACGCCGACCGGCCGGGGCGCTCGTTCGACTCCCATGGCGAGGGCCGCCATGCCATGGAGCCGCCCTCCGACCCGCACCGCCAGCGCAAGGAGGCTTTCGCGCGGCGGCTGGCGGAGGTGCTGGCCAAGGGGTGCCGGCGCAACGATTTCGACCAGCTCGTCATTGTGGCGCCGCCCTCCGCGCTCGGCGACCTGCGCAACGCGCTCGCACCGGAGGTCAAGGCGCGGGTCAAGGCGGAGCTCCCCAAGGATCTCACGCGCACGGACATGACGGAACTGCCGCGCCATCTGGAAACGGTGCTGGCCGTCTGA
- a CDS encoding MFS transporter: MSQFRLLATRRFLPLFVAQALGAFNDNAFRNAMAILITYDLAATRGIDAPMLITLATTVFIVPFFLFSAMAGALADRYDKAMLARRLKLAEIALMALAAIGFALESIAWQFAVLFLMGTQSAFFGPIKFGILPQLLGPRDLIAANALVEMGTFLSILTGLMFGGLLIATSGGPTIVSASVVAIALAGYLAARRIPPAPGTPGIAIPVSILPATWRLMREAAARPVIFRAIVAISWFWAVGAIFLTQLPAFTRLIVGGDETVTNLLIAAFTVGIAVGSLLCHRLLHGDISARYTPFASLAITVFAIDLVFAGRAAGAAASGDGLMDIATLLASPAHWRILADFAAIAMASGIFAVPLYAIVQTLSEPERRARVIASNNVLNALFMTLATLVATLFLAFGLDVADVFLGFALFNLAIAGLTVTLARTAIGPDGS, from the coding sequence ATGAGCCAGTTCCGCCTGCTTGCGACCCGCCGTTTTCTGCCTCTCTTCGTCGCGCAGGCGCTCGGCGCGTTCAACGACAACGCGTTCCGCAACGCGATGGCGATCCTCATCACCTACGATCTCGCCGCCACGCGCGGGATCGACGCGCCGATGCTCATCACGCTGGCGACGACAGTCTTCATCGTGCCGTTCTTCCTGTTCTCCGCCATGGCGGGCGCGCTGGCCGACCGGTACGACAAGGCGATGCTCGCCCGCCGGCTGAAGCTGGCCGAGATCGCGCTCATGGCGCTGGCGGCCATCGGCTTCGCGCTGGAGAGCATTGCGTGGCAGTTCGCCGTGCTCTTCCTCATGGGCACGCAATCGGCCTTCTTCGGGCCGATCAAGTTCGGCATCCTCCCGCAGCTCCTCGGTCCGCGCGACCTCATCGCGGCCAATGCGCTGGTGGAGATGGGCACCTTCCTCTCCATCCTCACCGGCCTCATGTTCGGCGGGCTCCTCATCGCCACGAGCGGCGGCCCCACAATCGTATCGGCAAGCGTGGTCGCCATCGCGCTCGCCGGCTATCTCGCCGCCCGGCGTATCCCGCCCGCCCCCGGCACGCCCGGCATCGCCATACCGGTCTCCATCCTGCCGGCCACCTGGCGGCTGATGCGCGAGGCGGCGGCAAGGCCCGTCATCTTCCGGGCCATTGTCGCCATTTCGTGGTTCTGGGCGGTCGGCGCGATCTTCCTCACCCAGCTTCCAGCCTTCACGCGCCTCATCGTGGGAGGCGACGAGACCGTCACGAACCTTCTCATCGCCGCCTTCACCGTGGGCATCGCGGTGGGATCGCTCCTGTGCCACCGCCTGCTGCACGGCGACATCTCCGCCCGCTACACACCGTTTGCCAGCCTCGCCATCACCGTCTTCGCCATCGATCTGGTCTTTGCCGGGCGGGCAGCGGGCGCGGCCGCGTCCGGCGACGGGCTCATGGATATCGCGACCCTCCTGGCCTCCCCCGCCCACTGGCGGATCCTCGCCGATTTCGCGGCCATCGCCATGGCCAGCGGCATCTTCGCCGTGCCGCTCTATGCCATCGTCCAGACGCTGAGCGAGCCGGAGCGCCGGGCCCGTGTGATCGCCAGCAACAATGTGCTCAACGCGCTGTTCATGACGCTCGCGACCCTTGTTGCCACGCTGTTCCTCGCCTTCGGCCTCGATGTCGCCGACGTTTTTCTCGGCTTCGCGCTGTTCAACCTCGCAATCGCAGGCCTCACCGTGACGCTCGCACGTACGGCTATCGGACCCGACGGCTCATAA
- the mdoH gene encoding glucans biosynthesis glucosyltransferase MdoH: protein MDQMTVAYEFDEEYPADAEASVPEEHPLAMPVQSFGEWHGGEAADTASTPPSVVRARALVLTLTLALTVVATWEMISVISVSGATALQVVFAGVFAVTFLWIALPCASALLGFACMLRDRGAGDTVPQDGPLGRNVLVMPVYNEDPEAVCGTLERMGRELAEAGAGAQFDIFILSDTRDGEIAAREEESFERLRAALHGAVAVYYRRRADNWHRKAGNVADFVCRWGGRYDHMVVLDADSYMAAPTLVALARRMASDPAAGIVQTVPMLAGGTTLFARMQQFAGRYYGPVIAHGLAAWHGRDGNYWGHNAIIRVRAFAESAGLPELKGRRPFGGHVLSHDFVEAALMRRAGWAVIMLPSLGGSYEQCPPSLITLAQRDRRWAQGNLQHMKIVGARGLHWMSRLHLVVGIMSYLASPLWLAMLLIGLLLSIQARFATPDYFPDGLALFPHWPAFDYRQALILFVFTMGVLVLPKLLGAAVAIMDRGTRARCGGAAGILFGVVAETLLSALLAPVMMLLQTRWVAEVFLGRDSGWNAQQRGDTGASIVAVARAHWVETLCGAVMALVAWTISTGVFLWLLPISLGLVLAIVLSWATAHRAAGLAFRRIRLFLIPEEVR, encoded by the coding sequence ATGGATCAGATGACCGTCGCCTATGAGTTCGATGAGGAGTATCCGGCCGATGCGGAGGCCAGCGTGCCGGAGGAGCATCCGCTCGCCATGCCCGTCCAGTCCTTCGGCGAGTGGCATGGGGGCGAGGCTGCGGACACGGCGTCCACCCCGCCGTCCGTGGTCCGGGCGCGTGCGCTGGTCTTGACGCTCACCCTCGCGCTCACGGTCGTTGCGACCTGGGAAATGATCTCGGTGATCTCCGTATCCGGCGCGACGGCGCTGCAGGTGGTCTTTGCCGGCGTGTTCGCGGTGACCTTCCTGTGGATCGCGCTGCCCTGCGCGAGCGCGCTTCTGGGCTTTGCCTGCATGCTCCGCGACCGGGGCGCCGGCGATACCGTCCCGCAGGACGGGCCGCTCGGGCGCAACGTCCTCGTCATGCCGGTCTACAACGAGGACCCGGAGGCGGTCTGCGGCACGCTGGAGCGCATGGGGCGCGAGCTCGCCGAGGCGGGCGCCGGGGCGCAGTTCGACATCTTCATCCTGTCCGATACGCGCGACGGCGAGATCGCGGCGCGCGAGGAGGAGAGCTTCGAGCGCCTGCGCGCAGCGCTTCACGGGGCCGTTGCGGTCTATTACCGGCGCCGGGCGGACAACTGGCACCGCAAGGCCGGCAATGTCGCCGATTTCGTCTGCCGCTGGGGCGGACGCTACGACCACATGGTCGTGCTCGACGCCGACAGCTACATGGCCGCGCCGACGCTCGTGGCGCTGGCGCGCCGGATGGCGTCGGACCCGGCGGCGGGGATCGTCCAGACGGTGCCCATGCTCGCCGGCGGCACGACGCTGTTCGCCCGCATGCAGCAATTCGCCGGGCGCTATTACGGTCCCGTCATCGCCCACGGCCTTGCCGCCTGGCACGGCCGCGACGGCAATTACTGGGGCCACAACGCCATTATTCGCGTGCGCGCCTTCGCCGAGAGCGCCGGCCTGCCGGAGCTGAAGGGCCGCAGGCCGTTCGGCGGCCATGTGCTCAGCCACGATTTCGTCGAGGCCGCGCTCATGCGCCGGGCCGGCTGGGCGGTGATCATGCTGCCCTCGCTCGGCGGCTCCTACGAGCAGTGCCCGCCCTCGCTCATCACGCTCGCCCAGCGCGACCGGCGGTGGGCGCAGGGCAACCTGCAGCACATGAAGATCGTCGGTGCGCGCGGTCTGCACTGGATGAGCCGGCTGCACCTCGTCGTCGGCATCATGTCCTATCTGGCCTCCCCGCTGTGGCTGGCCATGCTGCTCATCGGGCTTCTTCTCTCGATCCAGGCCCGGTTCGCCACGCCGGACTACTTCCCGGACGGCCTGGCCCTGTTCCCGCACTGGCCGGCCTTCGACTACCGCCAGGCGCTTATCCTGTTCGTCTTCACGATGGGGGTGCTCGTGCTGCCGAAGCTTCTGGGCGCGGCCGTGGCGATCATGGATCGCGGCACGCGCGCGCGGTGCGGCGGCGCGGCCGGGATCCTCTTCGGCGTGGTCGCGGAGACGCTCCTTTCCGCGCTTCTTGCCCCGGTCATGATGCTGCTCCAGACACGCTGGGTGGCGGAAGTCTTCCTCGGGCGGGATTCGGGCTGGAACGCCCAGCAGCGCGGCGACACCGGCGCCTCCATCGTGGCGGTTGCGCGCGCGCACTGGGTCGAGACGCTGTGCGGCGCCGTCATGGCGCTCGTCGCCTGGACGATCTCCACGGGGGTCTTCCTCTGGCTCCTGCCGATCAGCCTGGGGCTCGTGCTGGCGATTGTCCTGTCCTGGGCGACCGCGCACCGTGCTGCCGGCCTGGCCTTTCGCCGCATCCGCCTGTTTCTCATCCCCGAGGAAGTGCGCTGA
- a CDS encoding SPFH domain-containing protein — translation MEQTSVVLILLAAFIILCIFLGVRIVPQSEKYVVERFGRLRSVLGPGINLIVPFLDRVAHKISILERQLPTASQDAITLDNVLVQVETSVFYRILQPEKTVYRIRDVDGAISTTVAGIVRSEIGRMELDQVQSNRAQLIASIKSSLVDAVEDWGIEVTRTEILDVNLDAATREAMLQQLNAERARRAQVTEAEGAKRAVELAADADLYAAEQAAKARRVQADAEAYATGVVAAAIAENGLEAAQYQVALKQIESIAAVAGSEGSQTVIVPASAAEAFGEAFRMLKGRG, via the coding sequence GTGGAGCAGACGAGCGTGGTGCTGATCCTTCTGGCGGCCTTCATCATCCTGTGCATCTTTCTGGGTGTACGGATCGTGCCGCAGTCGGAAAAATACGTGGTGGAGCGTTTCGGCCGGCTGCGGTCGGTGCTGGGTCCGGGAATCAACCTCATCGTCCCGTTCCTCGACCGTGTCGCCCACAAGATCTCGATCCTGGAACGGCAGCTGCCGACGGCCAGCCAGGACGCGATCACCCTCGACAACGTTCTGGTGCAGGTGGAAACCAGCGTCTTCTACCGCATTCTCCAGCCGGAGAAGACGGTCTACCGCATCCGCGACGTGGACGGCGCGATCTCCACGACGGTCGCCGGCATCGTGCGCTCCGAGATCGGGCGCATGGAGCTCGACCAGGTCCAGTCGAACCGCGCGCAGCTCATCGCCTCCATCAAGTCGTCCCTGGTCGACGCCGTGGAGGACTGGGGCATCGAGGTGACCCGCACGGAGATCCTCGACGTCAATCTCGACGCCGCCACGCGCGAGGCAATGCTCCAGCAGCTCAACGCCGAACGCGCCCGCCGCGCGCAGGTGACCGAGGCGGAGGGCGCCAAGCGCGCCGTCGAGCTGGCCGCCGATGCGGACCTCTATGCCGCCGAGCAGGCCGCCAAGGCGCGCCGCGTCCAGGCGGATGCGGAGGCCTATGCGACGGGTGTCGTGGCCGCCGCGATTGCGGAGAACGGGCTTGAGGCGGCACAATATCAGGTGGCGCTGAAGCAGATCGAGAGCATCGCCGCGGTCGCCGGCAGCGAGGGCTCGCAGACCGTCATCGTGCCGGCCTCCGCCGCCGAAGCGTTCGGCGAGGCTTTCAGGATGCTCAAGGGACGGGGCTGA
- the thiS gene encoding sulfur carrier protein ThiS, whose protein sequence is MRIEINGKTATTRSATLAELIDEQGFDAASVATAVDGVFVPKGLRPRTPLAEGSKVEVLSPMQGG, encoded by the coding sequence ATGCGCATTGAGATCAACGGAAAGACCGCGACCACCCGGTCGGCCACCCTCGCCGAACTGATCGACGAACAGGGCTTCGACGCCGCCAGCGTCGCGACGGCGGTGGACGGCGTCTTCGTGCCGAAGGGCCTGCGCCCCCGCACGCCGCTCGCGGAGGGCTCGAAGGTCGAGGTCCTGTCCCCGATGCAGGGAGGCTGA
- a CDS encoding thiazole synthase, whose product MFYGTELTCRLMLGTAQYPSPAVLREAIAASGVEVITMSLRREGPDGAAFRDLLSQSGCRILPNTAGCQTASEAVTTAHMARELFGTPWIKLEVTGHADTLQPDPFALVEAARILCADGFDVFPYTTEDLILGEKLVEAGCRVLMPWGAPIGSGRGLRNIDGLRAMRAHFTDIPLVIDAGIGAPSQAAHAMEMGFDAVLANTAVARAVDPVAMAAAFAKAVAAGHEAFRAGLMPPRDMASASTPIFGMAELS is encoded by the coding sequence ATGTTCTACGGCACGGAGCTGACCTGCCGGCTGATGCTCGGCACCGCGCAATATCCCTCGCCCGCGGTCCTGCGCGAGGCCATCGCCGCCTCCGGCGTGGAGGTGATAACCATGTCGCTGCGGCGCGAGGGGCCCGACGGCGCGGCCTTCCGCGACCTCCTCTCGCAAAGCGGCTGTCGCATCCTTCCCAACACCGCCGGCTGCCAGACGGCCAGCGAGGCCGTCACCACCGCCCATATGGCGCGCGAACTGTTCGGCACGCCCTGGATCAAGCTGGAGGTGACCGGCCATGCCGACACGCTGCAGCCCGACCCCTTCGCCCTCGTCGAGGCCGCGCGCATCCTCTGCGCTGACGGCTTCGACGTCTTCCCCTACACGACCGAGGACCTGATCCTCGGGGAGAAGCTGGTCGAGGCGGGCTGCCGCGTCCTGATGCCCTGGGGCGCGCCGATCGGCTCCGGCCGGGGTTTGCGCAATATCGACGGGCTGCGGGCGATGCGCGCGCATTTCACGGACATTCCCCTCGTGATCGACGCCGGTATCGGCGCGCCGTCGCAGGCCGCGCACGCGATGGAGATGGGCTTCGACGCCGTGCTCGCGAACACCGCCGTCGCCAGGGCCGTCGATCCGGTGGCCATGGCCGCCGCCTTCGCCAAGGCCGTCGCCGCCGGACACGAGGCCTTTCGCGCGGGCCTCATGCCTCCGCGCGACATGGCGTCGGCCTCGACCCCGATCTTCGGCATGGCGGAGCTTTCCTGA
- a CDS encoding HesA/MoeB/ThiF family protein — protein MTRYDRQTRLPEIGAEGQARLRASRVLVVGAGGLGSTVLPLLAGAGVGTLRVIDPDEVEESNLHRQILYRMSDLGRAKAEAAAEALTALNRECHVAPLVASLDPVLAAREIAQADLVVDGADTIAVTYALSDLCHAARIPLISASVLARSGYAGGFCGGAPSYRSIFPDLPETMPSCAGGGVMGPAVATLGALQAQMALAVLLGHEPSPLGLLLSVDLQSWRLSSFRFDTAPEPDTAAPRIVARGEIGPDDIVIELRDPREAPDLPVPHAQRMSPEDVARFEPGPDRRVVFVCATGLRAWRAARRLAARTSTPVAILAAGR, from the coding sequence ATGACCCGCTACGACCGGCAGACCCGCCTTCCAGAGATCGGCGCGGAGGGTCAGGCCCGCCTCCGCGCCTCCCGCGTCCTCGTCGTCGGGGCGGGCGGGCTCGGCTCGACCGTGCTGCCGCTCCTCGCCGGCGCGGGCGTCGGCACGCTGCGGGTGATCGACCCCGACGAGGTGGAGGAGAGCAACCTCCACCGCCAGATCCTCTACCGCATGTCGGATCTCGGCCGGGCGAAGGCCGAAGCCGCCGCGGAGGCGCTCACCGCGCTCAATCGGGAGTGCCATGTCGCGCCCCTGGTCGCCAGCCTCGACCCGGTTCTCGCCGCCCGCGAGATCGCCCAGGCCGATCTGGTCGTCGATGGCGCGGACACAATCGCTGTAACCTACGCGCTCTCCGACCTCTGCCATGCCGCGCGCATTCCGCTGATCAGCGCCTCCGTGCTCGCGCGCAGCGGCTATGCCGGCGGGTTCTGCGGCGGAGCGCCCAGCTATCGCAGCATCTTTCCCGACCTGCCGGAGACGATGCCGTCCTGTGCAGGCGGCGGGGTCATGGGGCCCGCGGTCGCCACGCTCGGCGCGCTCCAGGCCCAGATGGCCCTCGCGGTCCTGCTGGGCCACGAACCGAGCCCGCTGGGCCTCCTCCTCTCGGTCGACCTGCAGTCCTGGCGCCTGTCCTCCTTCCGCTTCGACACGGCCCCGGAGCCGGACACGGCGGCGCCCCGGATCGTCGCACGCGGCGAGATCGGCCCGGACGACATCGTGATCGAGCTGCGCGACCCGCGCGAGGCGCCCGACCTCCCCGTGCCGCATGCGCAGCGCATGTCGCCGGAGGATGTGGCCCGGTTCGAGCCCGGCCCGGACCGCCGCGTGGTCTTCGTCTGCGCCACGGGCTTGCGGGCCTGGCGCGCGGCACGGCGGCTGGCGGCCCGGACCTCCACCCCCGTCGCCATCCTCGCGGCGGGGCGATAG
- a CDS encoding AAA family ATPase, protein MVQDGQDRQDEVEAFLMTPSSYRPAPGKVDRIDTHGAMVFLAGKQAVKIKRAVALPYMDFSTLEKRRAVCEREFELNRPNAPRIYRDVVAITREADGALRIGGSGEPVEWAVRMTRFDQEQILDRICERGALDDDLLDRLARIVAKAHKRAPVDRSKPGHDRIAAIVDQIDRALAAAADVVPEDRRRRFAQMAGDALAAARHCLDLRAERGFVRRCHGDLHLANIVVMDGEPALFDALEFDDELATIDVLYDLAYLLMDLIERGRRAEAHRVLNRYLRYDDALANVYGLVALPLFLACRAGVRAIVSLDRAGQVEGEEKAALEKRALAYLDAALGYLAPSTPRLVAIGGLSGTGKTTLAAGLAPGIGRAPGALHLRSDVERKAMFNVDDTDALPEEAYTQETSDRVYDLLLQKARIALRAGHSVVVDAVFMKRDERADIAKVACELDAPFVGLWLSASPDTMIARVEARQGDASDADEEIVRRQIAHATGPVSWTAIDASRTPEATLEAARDIVDDAFALAS, encoded by the coding sequence ATGGTGCAGGACGGACAGGACAGGCAGGACGAGGTCGAGGCGTTTCTCATGACGCCGTCGAGCTACCGGCCCGCGCCCGGCAAGGTGGACAGGATCGACACCCATGGCGCCATGGTGTTCCTGGCCGGCAAGCAGGCGGTCAAGATCAAGCGCGCCGTCGCCCTGCCCTATATGGATTTCTCCACGCTGGAGAAGCGCCGCGCGGTATGCGAGCGCGAATTCGAGCTCAACAGGCCCAACGCGCCGCGGATCTACCGCGACGTGGTGGCCATCACGCGAGAGGCCGACGGCGCGCTCAGGATCGGCGGATCGGGCGAGCCGGTCGAATGGGCGGTCCGCATGACCCGGTTCGACCAGGAGCAGATCCTCGACCGGATCTGCGAGCGCGGCGCGCTGGACGACGACCTGCTCGACAGGCTGGCGCGGATCGTCGCCAAGGCGCACAAGCGCGCGCCCGTCGACCGCAGCAAGCCCGGCCACGACCGGATCGCGGCCATCGTCGACCAGATTGACCGCGCGCTGGCCGCCGCGGCCGATGTCGTGCCGGAGGACAGGCGGCGCCGCTTCGCGCAGATGGCGGGCGACGCGCTCGCAGCCGCCCGGCACTGCCTCGACCTCCGGGCCGAACGCGGCTTCGTGCGGCGCTGCCATGGCGACCTGCATCTCGCCAATATCGTGGTGATGGACGGGGAGCCGGCGCTGTTCGACGCGCTCGAGTTCGACGACGAGCTCGCCACCATCGACGTGCTCTACGACCTCGCCTATCTGCTGATGGACCTGATCGAGCGCGGCCGGCGGGCGGAGGCCCATCGTGTCCTCAACCGCTATCTGCGCTACGACGACGCCCTGGCCAATGTCTACGGGCTGGTCGCCCTGCCGCTGTTCCTGGCCTGCCGGGCGGGCGTCCGCGCGATCGTGTCGCTCGACCGGGCGGGCCAGGTCGAGGGCGAGGAGAAGGCGGCGCTCGAGAAACGCGCGCTAGCCTATCTCGATGCGGCGTTAGGATATCTCGCCCCGTCCACGCCCAGGCTCGTCGCCATTGGCGGGCTGTCCGGCACCGGCAAGACGACCCTCGCCGCCGGCCTCGCCCCCGGGATCGGCCGGGCGCCGGGCGCGCTCCACCTGCGCAGCGACGTCGAGCGCAAGGCGATGTTCAATGTGGACGACACCGACGCCCTGCCGGAAGAGGCCTATACGCAGGAGACCAGCGACAGGGTCTACGACCTCCTCCTGCAGAAGGCGCGTATCGCGCTGCGGGCCGGCCATTCCGTGGTTGTCGACGCGGTCTTCATGAAGCGCGACGAGCGTGCCGACATCGCGAAGGTGGCCTGCGAGCTCGACGCGCCCTTCGTGGGGCTGTGGCTGTCGGCCTCGCCGGACACCATGATCGCCCGTGTCGAGGCCCGGCAGGGCGACGCCTCCGACGCCGACGAGGAGATCGTGCGCAGGCAGATCGCCCACGCCACCGGACCCGTCTCCTGGACGGCGATCGACGCCAGCCGCACGCCCGAGGCGACGCTGGAGGCGGCGCGCGACATCGTCGACGACGCCTTCGCGCTCGCCTCCTGA
- a CDS encoding glucan biosynthesis protein — MRDRAQSLSQEAYASAEVDFPDGFDGLTYDQYRDIRFKTDMAIWRGEDRGFTVDLLHAGAFYKTPVDIFIVADGQAWPVLYSASMFDFGPSVTAPPEGTELPFSGFRLRHPLNDTNYWDEFAVFQGASYFRAVAENQRYGLSARGLAIKTGSQEGEEFPAFRSFWIERPEPGAKAIVIHALLDSTSTTGAYRFTIRPGTETLIDVELTLFPRVELAHVGLAPLTSMYLFDAVNRTGYDDFRPAVHDSGGLAMWTGTGEWIWRPLANPETLQISAFMDSNPRGFGLMQRKRDFQDYQDLEAHYERRPSGWVEPVGNWGAGHVELVEIPTKREINDNIVAFWRPRAPLQQGKPFSLTYRLHWCDTVPLNGRAAWVTDTRSGADLDHDGRLFVIDYQSPDPLPETVVPEVSASAGKVISAVGRPNPETGGYRVSIELDVTDIDMSELRLRLLDGEDELGETWLYRWIR; from the coding sequence GTGCGCGACCGCGCGCAATCGTTGTCGCAAGAGGCCTATGCCTCCGCCGAGGTCGATTTCCCGGACGGTTTCGACGGGCTGACCTACGACCAGTACCGCGATATCCGCTTCAAGACGGACATGGCGATCTGGCGGGGCGAGGACCGTGGCTTCACGGTCGATCTCCTCCATGCGGGCGCGTTCTACAAGACGCCGGTCGACATCTTCATCGTCGCCGACGGGCAGGCCTGGCCGGTCCTCTATTCCGCGAGCATGTTCGATTTCGGCCCGAGCGTCACCGCGCCGCCGGAAGGCACGGAGCTGCCGTTCTCGGGCTTTCGCCTGCGCCATCCGCTCAACGATACGAATTACTGGGACGAGTTCGCCGTCTTTCAGGGCGCGAGCTATTTCAGGGCGGTCGCGGAGAACCAGCGCTACGGGCTGTCCGCGCGCGGGCTCGCCATCAAGACGGGATCGCAGGAGGGCGAGGAGTTCCCGGCCTTCCGCTCCTTCTGGATCGAGCGTCCGGAGCCGGGGGCCAAGGCCATCGTCATCCATGCGCTGCTCGACAGCACGAGCACGACCGGCGCCTATCGCTTCACGATCCGCCCGGGCACGGAGACGCTGATCGATGTCGAGCTGACCCTGTTCCCGCGGGTGGAACTCGCCCATGTGGGGCTCGCGCCGCTGACCAGCATGTATCTGTTCGATGCGGTGAACCGGACGGGCTACGACGATTTCCGTCCGGCCGTGCACGATTCCGGCGGCCTTGCCATGTGGACGGGCACGGGCGAGTGGATTTGGCGCCCGCTGGCCAACCCGGAGACGCTCCAGATCAGCGCCTTCATGGATTCCAATCCGCGCGGTTTCGGCCTGATGCAGCGCAAGCGCGACTTCCAGGACTACCAGGATCTCGAGGCCCATTACGAGCGCCGTCCGAGCGGCTGGGTGGAGCCGGTGGGCAATTGGGGCGCCGGCCATGTCGAGCTGGTGGAAATTCCCACCAAGCGCGAGATCAACGACAATATCGTCGCCTTCTGGCGGCCGCGCGCGCCGCTCCAGCAGGGCAAGCCCTTCTCCCTGACCTACCGCCTGCACTGGTGCGACACGGTACCCCTGAACGGGCGTGCGGCATGGGTCACCGATACGCGCTCGGGCGCCGATCTCGACCATGACGGGCGCCTGTTCGTGATCGACTACCAATCCCCCGACCCACTGCCCGAAACGGTCGTGCCCGAGGTTTCGGCCAGTGCGGGCAAGGTCATCAGCGCCGTTGGCCGTCCGAACCCCGAGACCGGCGGCTATCGGGTGAGCATCGAGCTCGACGTCACGGATATCGACATGTCGGAGCTGAGGCTGCGCTTGCTCGACGGCGAAGATGAGCTCGGCGAGACATGGCTCTATCGATGGATCAGATGA